The Paramisgurnus dabryanus chromosome 3, PD_genome_1.1, whole genome shotgun sequence genome includes a window with the following:
- the ubald1b gene encoding UBA-like domain-containing protein 1b, with protein sequence MEELRHQVMINQFVLTAGCAADQAKQLLQASHWQFETALSTFFQEANIPYSHQMMCTPANTPATPPNFPDALAMFSRLKASESFSNGSPIASMATSPAPHVSWAMSPPATPGHQGRWISGQLPAQTTSPGWPAAVTQQASSEHASIVMEAER encoded by the exons ATGGAGGAACTAAGACATCAGGTTATGATAAATCAGTTTGTTCTTACAGCCGGATGTGCGGCAGATCAAGCAAAGCAGCTTTTACAAGCTTCACATTGGCAGTTTGAG ACTGCGCTCAGTACATTTTTCCAAGAAGCCAATATTCCTTACAGCCATCAGATG ATGTGCACTCCAGCCAACACACCAGCGACGCCCCCCAACTTCCCAGACGCCTTAGCCATGTTTTCCCGCCTAAAAGCCTCCGAAAGCTTTAGCAACGGTAGTCCTATTGCTTCAATGGCTACGTCACCGGCTCCTCACGTCAGCTGGGCTATGAGCCCTCCAGCGACGCCTGGACACCAGGGAAGATGGATCTCAGGTCAGCTCCCTGCACAGACGACATCGCCAGGCTGGCCAGCAGCTGTAACTCAACAAGCCTCCTCCGAGCATGCCAGCATTGTCATGGAGGCTGAAAGATAA
- the LOC135732464 gene encoding intercellular adhesion molecule 1-like, whose amino-acid sequence MQARALVYTASFRIKERRQQTFKITLCHFFISFLYLSWVLQVEGFGCPLKLNPSSVVVEYGSSVSVECSTNETHDGMGWEATVGPVPMTTTDKLITWRVSNLRRWEIKPQCYINYKRNLCSTLLLLTIYKTPDSVSISTVDHTGPMTNGTQYELQCDIVNVAPLKSLIVKWFKRETEVKTETFTDTIKTPVNVKSTLQITPNRDDVRAQYRCEAELNLGAKGPQPPPRMTSEPLNIGGLTTFWAILILVLMILVIWFTSCAVYRMCNLTQNSVYLVT is encoded by the exons ATGCAGGCACGAGCTCTGGTTTATACAGCATCCTTCCGGATTAAAGAAAGAAGACAACAAACGTTTAAAATAACGCTGTGTCACTTTTTTATCAGTTTTCTGTATCTCTCATGGGTCTTACAAGTCGAGG GTTTTGGCTGTCCTCTCAAGCTTAA CCCATCGAGTGTTGTTGTGGAGTACGGCAGCTCTGTTTCAGTGGAATGTAGCACTAATGAAACACATGATGGGATGGGCTGGGAAGCCACTGTAGGACCAGTACCCATGACCACCACAGACAAACTGATCACCTGGAGAGTGTCTAACCTGAGACGATGGGAAATAAAGCCACAGTGCTACATAAACTACAAAAGGAATCTATGTTCAACTTTACTCCTACTCACAATTTATA AGACTCCAGATAGTGTTTCCATCAGCACAGTGGATCACACAGGACCAATGACTAACGGCACACAGTATGAGCTCCAGTGTGATATTGTGAATGTGGCTCCTCTTAAGAGTCTCATTGTGAAATGGTTTAAACGAGAGACAGAGGTGAAAACTGAGACCTTCACTGACACCATCAAGACTCCAGTGAATGTAAAATCTACACTTCAGATCActccaaacagagatgatgtaAGAGCTCAGTACAGATGTGAAGCAGAGCTGAATCTGGGAGCAAAAGGACCTCAACCTCCTCCTAGAATGACATCAGAACCTCTCAACATAG gTGGCCTCACTACATTCTGGGCTATTCTTATACTTGTCCTGATGATACTTGTTATATGGTTTACATCTTGTGCAGTATACAGGATGTGTAACTTAACCCAGAATTCTGTTTACTTGGTGACTTGA